A portion of the Branchiostoma floridae strain S238N-H82 unplaced genomic scaffold, Bfl_VNyyK Sc7u5tJ_1456, whole genome shotgun sequence genome contains these proteins:
- the LOC118407749 gene encoding uncharacterized protein LOC118407749 has translation MTSTREPSVLIRSDTFVATNMGATLETPIAADTSISSSLTHLELEEWCESTEQECRGLYQDLKETMGESKKSLRESELKCSRILQEKNRLQKERDNALAKVQALKDESVSKDHKSSERLAQIQERLVLKSKECEDLQKANVAMDRKMKAEKIKHGRNMAKLQDDMAKLRNVNKRLVDDCDNSKKLALEALKQAENAERFRQDEMRKRTQMEERMQFLIREKEVLTKKRYMTDKAYHEAVRRMAHVISEKEEITLERNKERAMRTQLERAFEQKSKNTEGNKESMNEMKKRALDRLNKSHIPTVNNAKHVSATEEMRKKFLGAMATAD, from the exons atgaCTTCAACAAGAGAACCGAGTGTCCTAATTCGTTCCGACACCTTCGTGGCCACAAACATGGGAGCTACGCTAGAAACTCCAATTGCAGCGGACACCAGTATTTCTAGTTCCCTAACGCACCTGGAGCTGGAAGAATGGTGCGAATCTACGGAACAGGAGTGTCGGGGATTGTACCAAGACTTGAAGGAGACCATGGGAGAGAGTAAGAAGTCTCTCCGAGAGTCTGAACTGAAGTGCAGCAGGATCTTACAAGAGAAGAACAGACTGCAGAAGGAAAGAGACAACGCCTTGGCAAAG GTCCAAGCCCTTAAGGACGAGTCCGTATCGAAGGACCACAAGTCCTCTGAGCGCCTTGCTCAGATCCAGGAACGGCTCGTGCTGAAATCTAAGGAGTGTGAGGATCTTCAGAAAGCTAACGTCGCCATGGACAGGAAGATGAAGGCAGAGAAGATCAAACATGGCAGAAACATGGCCAA ACTGCAGGACGACATGGCGAAGCTGCGGAATGTGAATAAACGGCTGGTAGACGACTGCGATAACTCCAAGAAACTGGCGCTAGAGGCTCTTAAACAGGCAGAGAATGCAGAAAGGTTCAG ACAAGACGAAATGAGGAAAAGGACCCAGATGGAAGAGCGGATGCAGTTCCTCATCCGAGAGAAAGAGGTCCTCACTAAGAAGCGCTACATGACCGACAAGGCGTACCACGAAGCCGTGCGGCGCATGGCCCACGTCATCAGCGAGAAAGAAGAAATCACGCTAGAGAGGAACAAGGAGCGAGCCATGAGGACGCAGCTAGAGAGAGCGTTCGAACAGAAGAGTAAAAACACAGAGGGTAACAAAGAAAGTATGAACGAGATGAAAAAGAGAGCACTGGACAGGTTGAATAAGAGCCACATCCCGACGGTGAACAATGCGAAACACGTCAGCGCCACGGAAGAGATGAGGAAAAAGTTCTTAggcgccatggcaacagccgaCTGA
- the LOC118407752 gene encoding uncharacterized protein LOC118407752: PGRHLYLVIVLLCGVALFVVLVTTLVVAPGVASGGPGFFRQAVIRPVTRSREQLFALWPGRHLTLVVALVVAPECPGVFRRIVSRLVPRKQLAVVRDTMGRKLRHLLIFLLIILKEPNMSEAGCSCASSRCVFAHLPKLEILDLENNQIIKIHANTFANLLQLQELHLG; the protein is encoded by the exons CCAGGACGACATCTCTATTTGGTGATTGTGTTGCTGTGTGGTGTCGCCCTGTTCGTTGTTCTGGTCACCACCTTGGTCGTTGCCCCCGGGGTCGCATCGGGTGGCCCAGGCTTCTTTCGTCAGGCCGTGATCCGACCTGTTACGAGATCTAGAGAGCAGCTCTTCGCTCTTTGGCCAGGACGACATCTCACCTTGGTGGTTGCTCTTGTGGTCGCACCGGAGTGCCCAGGTGTATTTCGTCGGATCGTCAGTCGTCTTGTCCCGAGGAAACAGCTTGCTGTTGTCCGG GACACCATGGGAAGAAAGCTACGACACCTGCTGAtattccttctcatcatcctgaaggagcccaacaTGTCAGAAGCTGGTTGCAGCTGTGCATCATCACGCT GCGTATTTGCACATCTACCAAAGCTTGAAATATTGGACCTGGAAAACAACCAGATTATAAAGATCCATGCAAATACTTTCGCAAATTTACTCCAGCTACAAGAGTTGCACCTGG GCTGA